CCCACGGCGCACGGGAAAATGGCGCCGCCGTGCCGGATGATGTTGTTGTCCACGATGACCCGGCGCGTTTCGTCGGCGGGCACTCGCGGCAGATTCATCTCGCCAATGCGCACCCCGCCGGCACCGAAATCGTGAAGGTAACAGTGGCGGAGCACATCATCTTCGCAGCCACGACGAAACCAGATTGCGTAGGTGCCAATGTGACCGAGTTCACAGTTCTCAAACGCCACGTGCCGCGCGCCATCCGCCATGACAACCGCGTCAATCGTCGCCGCCGCCTGGGCGGGTTCAAAACCGCCACGAGGCGTAAGCCACTGGGCGTGTTGAAAGGCAAGCCCCTTGAACGTGATATGTTCGACGAACTGCCCGGCCGCCGGATCGCCACGCAACACGATGAATTTTTCGCATACGGGCGCCACCACCTCCGCCTTGGTCATGTCTTCGCCGGGACGCGGTTTGTAGAACAGCATCCCATCGCGGCGCAGAAACCATTCGCCCGGCGCGTCGAGAAAGCGGAAGGCATTTTCGAGAACGAAATGCGAATCCTTTTTCCACGGGTTCCATGACTTCATGCGCTCGCCACTCGTGCTGAGCGAGTGATTCGTCACGTCGAGACCGTCGATGAACCGGCGGGTGTTGTCCCAATTATGATAAACCACCAGGTTCACGTCTTTGAGGTCTTCCGGCTCCAGACCGGCAAGCGCCCTGAAATCGTTGGGCCGGAGTTGCGCAATCTGGCAGGCCTGCGCTCCGGAATGCCCGGGCGCATTTGTCAGCGTTTCCTCGCGAACGTCGGCCAAGTAATACCAGAATTGATTCGGCGTGCGGGCGCGGGTGGCGCGATGGCCATTGATCCAGAGCTGCTCAAAATACCATTTGCCCTCGGCGACGCCCGGCACGCGCGTTTGCCAGAGGCCATTCTCTCCCCGACGCCAATCGGCAATAATTCGCCCGCCACTAAAGACCGGCTGCGCACCAGGCGCGGCTTCGTAAGTAATCGGCGCGGCCGCCGTCCCGCTGTCGGCAGGCGTCAATTCAAGCGGCTCCGTCATCGAAAAGCGTCCGCCCGCGACGAGCACCTGGACGGGTTCATTGGTCTTTCCTTGTTCCTTGAGTTTACGAATCGCGTCTCGGGCGCCGGTTAGGGTGGCCAGCGGGCCATCGTTATGGGCGGCATTCGGGCGGGATAATTTCCCCGACCAGGCATCATTGCCATCCGGCGCTAAATGGAGGTCCAGAGCCGGTGTGCTTGAAACGAAGGCAGCCACCGAAGCGGCCACAATCCACCCAGGCAGCGCAATTTTCACAACAACCTCATAGTTCAGCCTTTCCCGGCAGGCAACGAATAAGCAGCGCCGCTCCGTCCCCTCCTGCATTGCTTCAACTGCCGTTCATCGTTAAAACTCTGCCCATGTCTGACGCCAAGAGCACAGATTCCGCAACAGCCGCACCGGCGGCGCCCTCGGACTTTATCCGCGACATTGTCGCGCAGCACGTGGCCGAGGGGAAATATCCGCACATTCACACCCGCTTTCCCCCCGAGCCAAATGGTTACCTCCATATCGGACACGCCAAGAGCATCTGCCTGAATTTCGGCATCGCCCTCGAGTTCGGCGGCATCTGCAACCTCCGCATGGACGACACCAATCCCACCAAGGAGGACATCGAATACGTGGAATCCATCGAGGAGGATCTGGAATGGCTCATCGGTGGGTGGGCCACGGACAAATACGGCTTGAAACCGAAGGGCAAACTTCCGGAGTCGCAAACCGTCAACGGCAAGTCCGACTTCCATCTGCCTGCTGTCGTCGGCAAAACGCATGAAGACCGCACGCTGGAGCCGTTCTACGCCTCGGACTACTTCGACCAGATCTACGAATACGCCGTTTCGCTCATCAAGAAGGGCAAGGCCTATGTTTGTGACCTGTCGCCCGCTGACACGGATGCCTATCGCGGCGCGCCGGACAAGCCGGGCAAAGAATCGCCGTGGCGCAATCGCAGCATCGAGGAGAATCTTGACCTGTTCACGCGCATGAAGAAAGGCGAGTTCCCCGATGGCGCCCGCACGCTCCGCGCGAAGATCGACATGGCGGCGCCCAATGTGTGGCTGCGTGATCCCCTGCTCTACCGCATCCGGCACGCCTCGCATCATCACACCGGCGACAAGTGGTGCATCTATCCGATGTATGACTTCGCGCACTGCCTGAGCGATTACATCGAGGAAATCACCCACAGCATTTGCACGCTGGAGTTCGAGGTGCATCGCCCGCTTTACGACTGGATTCTGGAGAATCTCGAACTCCCGCGTCCACTGCCGAAGCAATACGAGTTCGCCAAGCTCATCCCGACTTACATGATCGTCTCGAAGCGGAAGCTCATCCAGCTCGTGAACGAGAAGGTTGTCAGCGGCTGGAGCGACCCGCGCCTGCCCACGATCAGCGGCATGCGCCGCCGCGGCATCACGCCGGAGGCGTTGCGCAACTTCGCGATCGGCGTCGGCGTGACGAAATACGTCAGCACAACGGACATCGCCGTCTTCGAGCACGCCATCCGCGAGGATCTGAACAAGCGCGCCCAGCGCCGCCTGGCCGTGTTGCGCCCGATCAAGGTGGTCCTCACCAACTATCCTGAGGGCAAAGTCGAAGAGCTCGAAGCCGTCAACAATCCCGAGGACGAGAGCGCAGGCAAGCGGAAGATTTCGTTCAGCCGCGAGCTTTACATTGAGCGCGACGACTTCGCCGAAGTGCCGCCACCGAAATTCTTCCGCCTGAAGCCCGGTGGCGAAGTGCGGCTGAAATACGCCTATATCATCAAGTGCGAGGAAGTCATCAAGGATGAGGACGGCTGCGTGCTCGAACTCCGCTGCACCGCGGATCTCGACAGCAAGACCGGTGGCACGACGGCGGGCCGCAAGGTCAAGGGCACCATCCACTGGGTCAGTGCCGCACACGCGATTGACGCCGAGGTGCGCCTCTACGACCGCCTCTTCACCGAGCCGGAGCCGGACAAGGACGGCCGCGATTTCAAGACCGCGCTGAACCCGAAGAGCCTGGAAGTAGTGACGGCCAAACTGGAACCGTCGTTGAAAGACGCGAAGCCCGAACTGCGTTATCAGTTCGAACGTCTCGCCTACTTCTGTCTGGATCAGGACAGCGCGCCCGGCAAGCCCGTGTTCAATCGCACCATCACGCTGAAGGACACGTGGGCGAAGGAAGCGCAGAAGGGATAGCCATGACGACCAACCTGCTCCGCACCTGTGGTATTGCTCTGCTGCTGGTTGCTGGATGCAGTCGCCAGCAAGACCTGTCGGAAGGCGGAAAGAAGACGCTCGCCGAAGGGCGGCAGGGCTTCGCAACCCATCTGGTTCGCCGCGAGAAGACGCGCGCGTCAGTTCCCCTGCCACCGCCGAATCTTTTCCGGCTCGCGTATTATCCCTCTCCGATCGGCGCGATGCCCGCCTACCTCAGCCCCCCGCCACGAGACGGACGAAAACATCCGGCGATCATCTGGATTTTTGGCGGTTTCGACAACAGCATCAACGAGACCGCGTGGGAGCCCGGCCCGCGCGAGAATGACCAGTCGGCCAGTGCCTTTCGCGAGGCGGGCATCATCACGATGTTTCCTTCGCTCCGCGGCGGCAACCTGAATCCGGGCTGGCTGGAGGGCCTGTATGGCGAGGCGGACGACATTCTCGCCGCCGCCGCATTCCTGCGGCACCAGCCGGGCGTGGATCCGGACCGGATTTATCTCGGCGGCCACAGCACGGGCGGCACGCTGGCCCTGCTGGTCGCCGAGCACACCAATGTGTTCCGCGCCGTGTTCGCGTTTGGCGCCGTCAGCGATGTCCGCGGCTACGGGCCGGACCATTTGCCGTTCGACCTTGCCAGCCGCCAGGAAACGGATTTGCGCGCACCGGTGAAATGGTTGAACGCGATTCACACACCCACCTTTGTGTTGGAGGGTGCGGAGCGCGACAGCAACATTGGCGAACTCCGCACCATGGCCCGCGCCAACCGGAATCCGCTGGTTCATTTCCATCCGATCAAAGGCGCGGACCACTTCAGCGTGCTGCAACCGGTCACCCGGCTGATTGCGGCGAAGATTCTTGCTGACGATGGTCCCGCGGCGAACCTCACCTTTACCGACGCGGAACTGGCGGACGCCATGCGGCGGTAACGACGCCAGGCCCAAAGACTTCCCCCGCATCGGTGGAGATCGGCAAACGGGGCATTCACTTCCGCGTGCGAGCCAATCCCCGGCGCGCTGGCATTTCACACCGCCTGCGGTAGTTTGTTCCATGAAAGCTCCGCGCCATACGCTCGCCCTGGCCGTGCTGTTGAGTGGCTTTGCCGCCACTGCCGGACTACTGGACAATTTGAGGTCTGCCCTCCAGACCAACAACCCGGCGACGAACATCTCGCTGTCGTCCACCGCCCCCGCAGCCCTCACCCAGGACCAGATGATCGGTGGCTTGAAGGAGGCGCTCGGCAAGGGCGTCCAGCACGCCGTGGCGACGCTTGGCCATACCGACGGTTTCCTCACCAATCTGGATGTGAAAATCCCGCTGCCGGAAAAATTGCAGAAGGTGGAATCCGTGCTGCGCGCGGCGGGCCAGGGCCAGCTGGCGGATGACTTCGTCGGCTCGATGAATCACGCGGCGGAACAAGCCGTCCCCGTCGCCGCCGACGTCTTCGGTGAGGCCGTCCAGCAGATGACGATCAGCGACGCGAAAGCCATCCTCACCGGGCCTGCCGACGCCGCCACGCAGTATTTTCGCCGCACGACCCGGACGAACTTGCAGGCGAAGTTTTATCCCATTGTGCAAAGGGCGACCGATCAAGTGGGCGTGACGGCGCAATACAAGGCGATGATGGGCAAGTTCACCGCGCTCGACACGGTGAGCAGTTTCTTCGGCAGCAAAGCCGGCCCGCAGTTGAGCGCCGGCGACATTGACGCCTACGTCACCGACAAAGCGATGGATGGCCTGTTCAAGCGGGTGGCCGAGGAGGAAAAAAGCATCCGCACCAATCCGCTCGCCCGCACCACGGATCTGCTGCAAACGGTGTTTGGCGCGGACGCGAAACCGTAGCGTGCCCGCCCTGCGTTGACGAACAGCGTCACGTTGCAATTTGCAACGCCCGGTCGCGAATTGTCCGACGCGCCGAGTCTCCCACGGACCGCCGCGCCTCCATCACTCAAATTCACAAAAGGTTCGTGCTGCTTCATTTGCGCCGGTCGGGACATCTTTTTTCCTCGGGCCGAAACCGGCTGGCACGTCAGCCGCTTGGAACCTGGCTGGACACGAAAGGGATCAAACTATGAAAAAAACACTTCTCCTCACCATGACGGCGGCGCTGGCTTGCGTAACGGTTCGTGCGCAAGAAAACACCACCGCCACCACCAATGCGCCGGCCAATGCGGCGCCGGAAACAACGTCCACAACGACGAATCCGGCCACGGCAGAGAGCATGAGCATGACCCACAGCTCCACCACGCCGCAGCCCATGAACGGTGCGATTGATTTGGATCATCGCTTCGAAGCCGGCCTGGTGATCGGCGAACCGACGGGCGCCTCGGTGAAATACTGGTTCAACAACACCCTGGCCATCGACGGTGCGTTCGGCTGGTCGTTTCACCACGACACCGACTTCACGATTCAAAGCGACGTGCTCTGGCACAAGTATGACATCTTCCATGTCTCCCAGGGTGCGTTGCCGCTTTACTTCGGCGTCGGCGGCCGCGTGAAGTTTCGCGACAATCAGGACGACGAGGCCGGCATTCGCGTTCCGGTCGGGGTAACCTACCTGTTCCCCGACATTCCCGTGAGCCTCTTTGCGGAAGTGGCGCCGGTGCTGGACGTCACGCCATCGGTGCGCGGCGGTTTCACTGCGGGCATCGGCGCGCGCTATCGGTTTTAGTTCCTCCGAACAAACACAAACACGGCCGGCCCGTCATCCACGGGCCGGCCCTTTTTGTTTTGTCGGGATCAGGAGGACGGTGTGGCGCCAGTTTATTTGGGCGGCGCCACGGAGGCATCGCCACCCAGTTCGTCAAAAACCACCGCGGCAAACGTGCGTTGGGCCGCCTTGATTTCCGCGCGAAACAGTCGGGCGTGATGGGCTCCCCAGCGTGTGAACTGCCGCCGCTCGCCCCGGTATTCGAGCACGTTCGCAAACAACACCGCGCCGTCCGCCACGCGCACCACTTCGAGCTGGAGTTTCAGATCCACCGCCATGACCGGATTTAACGAGCGTTCGGTCGCGAATCCCTGATCCACGGCGCGGAGGATGAGCACGCTGTCGATCCCCGATCCGGCGAGGGCGCGAAAGTTCCCCTGGGCCAAATCCGCCTGGCTCAGCCGCGTCAGCACCGCCCCCGGAACCGCCACCACGTTCGTCGCCGGCGCGACCCGCGCGATCTCCAGGAGCTGCGCCCCGATTCCCGGTTCGACCGGATTGTCCACCAGCGCCTGTTGCACCTCCTTTTGAGCGCGTTTCAAATCGGCCTCGGGCACCCCGGTCAAAAGGCCGCCCACCACGCCGGCCGCAACCGCCAGCACCGCGCTGAAGGCCACGCCTTCGAGCTTTTCGCCGGCGCTCGCATCCTCGTCCTCCACCGCCGATTTGGCCAGCACGGCAAAACTGCCCGCGCCAATCTCCCCCATGGCTTCGCCCACATCGTCCGGCCGCGTGAACTGGAACTGCGCCGCGGCGTCCGCCGACAGGACACCCATGACGCCAAATTGCGACTGCACGGCGGGCGGCACGGGTCCGGGTTCATTGACGATGCGCGCGAAATGATTCTCCGTGGTGTAACACCCCGTGAGCATCACACTCAGCCCCAGGGCCACGACCTGCCGCACTCGTGGTTTCATGGCCGCAGCCTGTCTGGAACGTGCGCAAAACGGAAGCCTGTTTCCCGTCGGCGGACAATGGCCAACGCGCACGACGAACGCCCGGCGGGCCACGGTTGTCTTTCGCCAAGGGCTTTGGTAAACCACGGCCACGCCTATGGAAAACACCTACACCGTGCGCGGCACCGATGGCCGGGAATACGGCCCCGTCACCTTGTCCCAGGTGGTCGCCTGGATTCGGGAAGGACGCCTCAACGGCCAGAGCGAACTCCGGCGCAGTGACCTGACCGCCTGGGCACGGGCGACGGATTTCAGCGAGCTGCAGGCGTTCTTTGCGTCCGCCGCGCCTCAACCCATCGCACCGCCTGCAAGCGCCGGCGGCGTGCCGGCCGCCACGGCGTCCCAGTTGAAATCGGGCGCCTCGTGGTTCTACTGGATTGCCGGTTTGTCACTGGTCAACTCGATCGCCGCCACCTGGGGCAGCGACTGGCGGTTCATTGTCGG
This genomic stretch from Verrucomicrobiia bacterium harbors:
- a CDS encoding prolyl oligopeptidase family serine peptidase, whose product is MTTNLLRTCGIALLLVAGCSRQQDLSEGGKKTLAEGRQGFATHLVRREKTRASVPLPPPNLFRLAYYPSPIGAMPAYLSPPPRDGRKHPAIIWIFGGFDNSINETAWEPGPRENDQSASAFREAGIITMFPSLRGGNLNPGWLEGLYGEADDILAAAAFLRHQPGVDPDRIYLGGHSTGGTLALLVAEHTNVFRAVFAFGAVSDVRGYGPDHLPFDLASRQETDLRAPVKWLNAIHTPTFVLEGAERDSNIGELRTMARANRNPLVHFHPIKGADHFSVLQPVTRLIAAKILADDGPAANLTFTDAELADAMRR
- a CDS encoding DUF4339 domain-containing protein, which encodes MENTYTVRGTDGREYGPVTLSQVVAWIREGRLNGQSELRRSDLTAWARATDFSELQAFFASAAPQPIAPPASAGGVPAATASQLKSGASWFYWIAGLSLVNSIAATWGSDWRFIVGLGVTQIVDAVGAEIANGGRFVALALDLMVAGVFVLFGVFAHKRHLWAFIVGMILFGLDGLVFLLGRDWIGVGFHVFVLFCLFRGCQACRALAETRA
- a CDS encoding glutamine--tRNA ligase/YqeY domain fusion protein — its product is MSDAKSTDSATAAPAAPSDFIRDIVAQHVAEGKYPHIHTRFPPEPNGYLHIGHAKSICLNFGIALEFGGICNLRMDDTNPTKEDIEYVESIEEDLEWLIGGWATDKYGLKPKGKLPESQTVNGKSDFHLPAVVGKTHEDRTLEPFYASDYFDQIYEYAVSLIKKGKAYVCDLSPADTDAYRGAPDKPGKESPWRNRSIEENLDLFTRMKKGEFPDGARTLRAKIDMAAPNVWLRDPLLYRIRHASHHHTGDKWCIYPMYDFAHCLSDYIEEITHSICTLEFEVHRPLYDWILENLELPRPLPKQYEFAKLIPTYMIVSKRKLIQLVNEKVVSGWSDPRLPTISGMRRRGITPEALRNFAIGVGVTKYVSTTDIAVFEHAIREDLNKRAQRRLAVLRPIKVVLTNYPEGKVEELEAVNNPEDESAGKRKISFSRELYIERDDFAEVPPPKFFRLKPGGEVRLKYAYIIKCEEVIKDEDGCVLELRCTADLDSKTGGTTAGRKVKGTIHWVSAAHAIDAEVRLYDRLFTEPEPDKDGRDFKTALNPKSLEVVTAKLEPSLKDAKPELRYQFERLAYFCLDQDSAPGKPVFNRTITLKDTWAKEAQKG
- a CDS encoding DUF4197 domain-containing protein produces the protein MKAPRHTLALAVLLSGFAATAGLLDNLRSALQTNNPATNISLSSTAPAALTQDQMIGGLKEALGKGVQHAVATLGHTDGFLTNLDVKIPLPEKLQKVESVLRAAGQGQLADDFVGSMNHAAEQAVPVAADVFGEAVQQMTISDAKAILTGPADAATQYFRRTTRTNLQAKFYPIVQRATDQVGVTAQYKAMMGKFTALDTVSSFFGSKAGPQLSAGDIDAYVTDKAMDGLFKRVAEEEKSIRTNPLARTTDLLQTVFGADAKP
- a CDS encoding right-handed parallel beta-helix repeat-containing protein — translated: MKIALPGWIVAASVAAFVSSTPALDLHLAPDGNDAWSGKLSRPNAAHNDGPLATLTGARDAIRKLKEQGKTNEPVQVLVAGGRFSMTEPLELTPADSGTAAAPITYEAAPGAQPVFSGGRIIADWRRGENGLWQTRVPGVAEGKWYFEQLWINGHRATRARTPNQFWYYLADVREETLTNAPGHSGAQACQIAQLRPNDFRALAGLEPEDLKDVNLVVYHNWDNTRRFIDGLDVTNHSLSTSGERMKSWNPWKKDSHFVLENAFRFLDAPGEWFLRRDGMLFYKPRPGEDMTKAEVVAPVCEKFIVLRGDPAAGQFVEHITFKGLAFQHAQWLTPRGGFEPAQAAATIDAVVMADGARHVAFENCELGHIGTYAIWFRRGCEDDVLRHCYLHDFGAGGVRIGEMNLPRVPADETRRVIVDNNIIRHGGAIFPCAVGVWIGFSPDNQITHNEIADLFYTGISVGWRWGYAESNCKRNLIAFNHVHHLGQGLLSDMGGIYTLGPSAGTVVRNNVFHDIHSFSYGGWGLYTDEGSSGILFEDNLVYDTKTGSFHQHYGRENILRNNILADSAEHQLQVTRVEDHLSFTFEHNIVYWTNNSPALAGPWAANRQLTRSNCYWNASGAPVTFFGQSLADWQHTPVPPPATNSATSLPAWAGQGREAGTLIADPLFVDAAHNNFQLESNSPALKLGFHPFDAGQAGVYGDAAWVRQAKNVDYQATEVAPPQPTAK